A section of the Flavobacterium ardleyense genome encodes:
- a CDS encoding DUF5689 domain-containing protein yields MKSIFKPIFILIFAAAVSTSCVKEDFDNPNKSIPTYELTATKTVAEILASSTGNITAFDPAANDIIEAYVTSSDEKSNFYNSISFQTIPNDGSQPIGFSVPVNLKSFTKGFTPGRKVYIKLGGLYRAIVDGSMQIGSLYQPTPNDAPKVGRISENEWQNYLFPSAVQVAEDNLVRTVSLAEAATNANLNTLVEIENVEFADSSVGRTYFDVDSGGGATNHLITDITGGTARFFRVSSYAPFSTHRVPKESGRIRGVMTRYANDFQFLIRVESDVKLTLPRVDVYPAVVGNSIQFLGSLNENFEGISVNTTVFPAYINDPVVGSRLWKVKSFGGNQFIEMSSFGGTPEVNKTMFYVPVDMTAASTFSFKTLALFYSGQTLKVYYTTNYTAGSDVNNATLVDITSNFAISADQSAFTPSGVYQIPANVTGNGFFVFEYNGSGIAPKVTTNMQIDDIVIN; encoded by the coding sequence ATGAAATCAATTTTCAAACCTATATTCATACTTATTTTTGCGGCGGCGGTTTCTACTTCCTGCGTGAAAGAGGATTTTGACAATCCCAACAAATCCATTCCTACTTACGAGCTTACTGCGACCAAAACTGTGGCAGAAATCCTTGCCTCTTCAACTGGGAACATCACTGCTTTTGACCCTGCGGCCAACGATATCATCGAAGCTTACGTAACGTCTAGTGATGAGAAAAGCAATTTTTATAATTCGATTTCTTTTCAAACAATTCCAAATGACGGCAGTCAGCCCATAGGCTTTAGTGTTCCTGTAAATTTAAAATCTTTTACAAAAGGATTCACTCCAGGGCGCAAAGTGTACATAAAACTAGGTGGACTTTACAGAGCTATTGTCGATGGATCTATGCAGATAGGTTCATTATATCAACCAACGCCAAATGATGCTCCAAAAGTGGGTAGAATTTCAGAAAATGAATGGCAGAATTACCTATTCCCATCAGCGGTACAAGTTGCCGAAGATAATTTAGTACGCACCGTTTCATTAGCGGAAGCTGCCACAAATGCAAACTTAAATACACTTGTAGAAATAGAGAATGTCGAGTTTGCAGACAGTTCAGTAGGTCGTACGTATTTTGATGTAGATTCTGGTGGTGGCGCTACCAACCATCTCATCACAGATATTACTGGCGGAACGGCGCGTTTTTTTAGAGTTAGCAGCTATGCTCCTTTTTCGACTCACCGAGTACCAAAAGAAAGCGGTCGCATTCGAGGTGTCATGACTAGATATGCAAATGATTTTCAGTTTCTAATTCGCGTAGAAAGCGATGTAAAACTTACTCTTCCAAGAGTAGATGTGTACCCAGCCGTTGTGGGTAATTCCATTCAGTTTCTAGGTTCGTTAAATGAGAATTTTGAAGGAATCAGCGTTAATACCACCGTTTTTCCAGCTTATATCAATGATCCTGTAGTAGGATCTAGATTATGGAAAGTAAAAAGTTTTGGCGGCAATCAATTTATTGAGATGTCCTCCTTTGGCGGAACACCAGAAGTTAACAAAACAATGTTTTACGTACCGGTAGATATGACTGCAGCAAGTACCTTCTCGTTCAAAACACTTGCATTATTTTACTCTGGCCAAACTTTAAAAGTATATTATACAACTAATTATACTGCAGGCTCAGACGTAAATAATGCTACCTTGGTTGATATTACATCCAATTTTGCAATTAGTGCCGATCAATCTGCATTTACACCTAGTGGAGTTTACCAAATTCCGGCAAATGTTACAGGCAACGGATTCTTTGTTTTTGAATATAATGGCTCAGGAATAGCACCAAAAGTCACAACCAATATGCAGATTGATGATATTGTAATCAACTAG
- a CDS encoding choice-of-anchor J domain-containing protein, whose amino-acid sequence MMKINTIKSILFSAIVATAFTSCTNDDDFEIHQYRDVIFSEDFSENAVDNQLLITPGWINIAEVGALRWKTQIYQGNAYAEFTSYQSQDVTNIGWLISPEIDMDQHENEKLLFRAAQSFVSSAANSLQVLVSNDFDGTNVANATWVPLNPTLPTTTSPYFEFIKSGEVDLSSFTGKIRLGFKVKGGKDNAIDGTYQVDNIRIIY is encoded by the coding sequence ATGATGAAAATAAACACAATCAAATCAATACTTTTCTCAGCAATTGTTGCAACAGCATTTACAAGTTGCACCAATGATGACGACTTTGAAATTCACCAATACCGAGATGTAATCTTCTCGGAAGATTTTTCAGAAAATGCTGTCGATAATCAGTTGCTAATTACTCCAGGTTGGATAAATATTGCCGAGGTAGGAGCCCTAAGATGGAAAACTCAAATATATCAGGGGAATGCCTATGCGGAATTCACCTCTTATCAGTCGCAAGATGTAACAAATATTGGATGGCTAATTTCTCCAGAAATTGACATGGATCAGCACGAAAACGAGAAATTGTTATTTCGTGCAGCTCAAAGCTTTGTCTCTTCAGCAGCCAACTCCTTACAAGTATTAGTATCAAACGACTTTGACGGTACTAATGTTGCAAATGCAACTTGGGTGCCTTTAAACCCTACTTTGCCTACAACGACAAGTCCATACTTTGAATTTATCAAGTCGGGAGAGGTTGATCTTTCTTCATTTACTGGAAAAATTCGTTTAGGATTTAAAGTAAAAGGTGGTAAAGACAATGCAATCGATGGTACCTATCAAGTAGACAATATTCGAATTATTTACTAA